One window of Epinephelus fuscoguttatus linkage group LG9, E.fuscoguttatus.final_Chr_v1 genomic DNA carries:
- the ptcd3 gene encoding pentatricopeptide repeat domain-containing protein 3, mitochondrial: protein MVFPSQKPSVRNNMAAPGRHVGHYIQRNSRFLLNNVELLRGHRCFGWTSALQQQAAEANKESTETIVIPRKKTWSKEAVLEALASTVGRDPTAYPYEYQDDPYLAPRTTAEFKLFSFSQEAGRSAAKYFVNSNPKFFTKDFAEPHIPCLMPETVSLLLEEVTEEALKERINLRRVTAAVDMYDRLLQAGTAVSMETTHDLLDLICLYCDRDPVQERQPQMEDMEESGEEVKRKKTRFGRAADLLRSTWRENNNAERIFNLLPERDTRCYSALIRGMVMHGAHAKAFSMYTDLLNNRLNADVHIFNALISAAPDVREKFNERWDLIAELLKQMKQQKVQPNLLTFNSVFKALRRCGYVARTQALPTLNEMKALGIAPSLATYHHIVAIFHKAASTGKNNTDILHKVMSELAGTSFTCQDPNDVQFFMSAMRICMDSKDLELSYKVQSLVEVGQNWRLLGEPYQKSTYYGRFFSLLCMMEHIDVVLKWYRQLIPSLHYPHHQGMRDLLQALDTDSRLDLLPTIWKDICSLGHDNKSDLVEELLALMARDRHSPEVQESFAVCALDVKSVFDEERGKMRLEWSNSSLSNIISLLLRANRTQQAWEMLKLFKSNNRVPDEQLLEDFMSVCHSKRSPGKAVELVQLSAAFCLSATPRLATRALAEFDLTEEQRAVLSELESTEQPSD from the exons ATGGTTTTTCCCTCCCAGAAGCCTTCAGTTCGTAACAACATGGCGGCGCCCGGCAGGCACGTAGGGCATTACATCCAGAGAAACAGTCGCTTTTTGTTGAATAACGTCGAGCTTTTGCGGGGTCACAG GTGTTTTGGTTGGACTTCAGCTCTACAACAACAAGCTGCAGAAGCTAATAAAG AATCGACAGAGACTATTGTCATCCCCAGGAAGAAAACATG GAGCAAGGAGGCGGTGCTGGAGGCTCTGGCTTCGACTGTTGGCAGG GATCCTACAGCATATCCCTACGAGTATCAGGATGATCCATACCTCGCTCCCAGAACCACTGCTGAGTTT aagctgttctctttctctcaggAGGCTGGCAGATCTGCAGCTAAATACTTTGTCAACAGCAATCCCAAGTTCTTCACCAAAGACTTTGCTGAGCCACATATACCA tgtctgatgccagagactgtgtcgCTGCTTCTCGAGGAGGTGACTGAGGAGGCACTGAAGGAACGAATCAACTTGAGGAGAGTTACAGCTGCTGTTGACATGTATGATCGACTCCTGCAAGCTG GCACAGCGGTCTCTATGGAAACAACCCATGACCTGTTAGACCTGATCTGTCTCTACTGTGACAGAGACCCTGTCCAGGAGAGACAACCACAGATGGAGGACATG gaggAGTCAGGAGAGGAagtgaagagaaagaaaacaaggtTTGGTCGGGCTGCAGACCTGCTGAGATCCACCTGGAGAGAAAACAACAATGCAGAGAGAATCTTTAACCTGCTGCCAGAGAGAGACACACGGTGTTACTCCGCTCTGATCAGAGGCATGGTGATG CATGGAGCCCACGCAAAGGCCTTCAGTATGTACACAGACTTGCTAAACAACAGGCTGAACG CTGACGTCCACATCTTCAACGCGTTGATTTCAGCAGCTCCAGATGTTAGAGAAAAATTCAACGAGAGATGGGACCTCATCGCG GAGCTGTTGAAACAGATGAAGCAACAGAAAGTTCAGCCCAACCTGCTGACCTTCAACAGCGTTTTCAAAGCTCTCAGACGCTGTGGGTATGTGGCCAGAACACAAGCTCTACCCACTCTGAATGAGATGAAGGCTCTGGGAATAg ctcccAGCCTGGCCACCTACCACCACATCGTGGCAATCTTTCACAAAGCAG CCTCCACTGGCAAgaacaacactgacattttacacAAAGTGATGTCAGAGCTGGCAGGAACCAGCTTCACCTGCCAGGACCCTAATGATG TTCAGTTCTTCATGAGCGCAATGAGAATA TGTATGGATAGTAAAGACCTGGAGCTGAGTTATAAGGTCCAGAGCCTGGTGGAAGTGGGACAGAACTGGAGGCTTCTGGGAGAGCCCTACCAAAAGAGTACATACTA tGGTCGCTTCTTCAGCCTGCTGTGTATGATGGAGCACATTGACGTGGTGTTGAAGTGGTACAGACAGCTCATTCCCTCG TTGCACTACCCGCACCATCAGGGAATGAGGGACCTGCTGCAGGCTCTGGACACCGACAGTCGTCTGGACCTGCTGCCCACTATATGGAAAG ATATCTGCTCTCTGGGTCATGATAATAAGTCAGATCTGGTGGAGGAGCTGCTCGCTCTGATGgccagagacagacacagtccTGAG GTTCAGGAGTCTTTTGCAGTGTGTGCTCTGGATGTAAAGAGTGTGTTTGATGAGGAAAGAGGGAAGATGCGTCTGGAGTGGAGCAACTCCTCCCTCTCTAACATCATCTCCCTGCTGCTGCGAGCCAACAGAACCCAACAGGCCTG GGAGATGCTGAAGCTCTTCAAATCCAACAACAGAGTTCCTGA tgagCAACTGTTAGAGGACTTCATGTCAGTGTGTCACAGCAAAAGATCTCCCGGAAAAGCAGTGGAGCTGGTTCAGCTGTCTGcagccttctgtctgtctgcaacaCCAAGGCTGGCAACGCGAGCACTGGCTGAGTTTGATCTGACTGAGGAACAGAG AGCTGTGTTATCTGAACTGGAGTCGACAGAACAGCCCTCTGACTGA
- the LOC125894297 gene encoding plastin-3-like, with translation MSTNVSAEEMEEIMEGFQKVDVDSNGYITASELGDLFREVGMALPGYKIREILQKLDRDNDSHINLEEFTAIFKDLKNDKMAQSFKVALNKKEGILAIGGTSEISSEGTQHSISEQERIAFANYINSSLEKDPDCQHVLPINPETEALFKAVADGIILCKLINLSVPDTIDERTINKKKLTPFTTQENLNLALNSASAIGCQVVNIGAQDLKEGKPHLVLGLLWQIIKIGLFADIELSRNEAIAALLEEGESLEELMKLSPEELLLRWANFHLKKVGMSISNFSGDIKDSKAYFHLLEQIAPDGSKEDAPRVEIDMSGLYEKDLTKRAEHMLHQADRLGCRQFVSAFDVVTGNSKLNMAFVATLFNKHPALTKPEDQDWNLESETREERTFRNWMNSLGVNPHVHHIYGDLQDAMVILQLYDRIKVPVEWDSRVNLPPFKTTGGGHLKKIENCNYAVELGKTKAGFSLVGIGGEDLFNGNSTLTLALVWQLMRRYTLNVLENLGDGEVAGDDLIVSWVNKTLAEAGKSSSIKSFKDKGISTSLPVLDLIDAIQPESVNFELVQTGSLSDEDKLSNAKYAISMARKIGAKVYALPEDLVEVNPKMVMTIFACLMGRGMKRA, from the exons ATGTCAACAAATGTCAGCGccgaggagatggaggagatcaTGGAGGGCTTCCAGAAAGTGG ATGTGGATAGTAACGGGTACATCACCGCCAGTGAACTTGGTGATCTCTTCCGTGAGGTGGGCATGGCTTTGCCAGGATATAAGATCAGAGAAATCCTTCAGAAGCTGGACAGAGATAATGACAGCCATATCAACCTTGAAGAGTTCACGGCT attttcaaGGACTTGAAGAACGACAAAATGGCCCAGAGTTTCAAGGTAGCTCTCAACAAGAAAGAAGGCATCCTAGCCATCGGGGGCACCAGTGAGATCTCTAGTGAAGGAACTCAGCATTCAATCTCTG AGCAGGAGCGCATTGCCTTTGCCAACTACATCAACTCGTCTTTGGAGAAGGATCCAGACTGTCAACACGTCCTGCCCATCAACCCCGAAACTGAAGCTCTGTTTAAAGCAGTGGCAGACGGCATCATACTTTG taaaCTCATCAACCTCTCTGTTCCCGACACCATTGATGAGAGAACCATCAACAAAAAGAAACTCACACCTTTTACCACACAG GAGAATCTGAACTTGGCTCTGAACTCAGCTTCGGCCATCGGCTGCCAGGTTGTCAACATTGGAGCTCAAGATCTGAAGGAGGGAAAACCTCATCTGGTGCTGGGACTCCTCTGGCAGATTATCAAGATAGGACTGTTTGCTGATATAGAGCTGAGCCGCAATGAAG CTATTGCCGCATTGCTGGAGGAAGGGGAGAGTCTGGAAGAGCTGATGAAGCTCAGTcctgaggagctgctgctgcgctGGGCCAATTTCCATTTAAAGAAAGTTGGCATGTCCATATCAAACTTCTCTGGAGATATTAAG GACTCCAAGGCGTACTTCCACCTGCTTGAGCAGATTGCCCCAGACGGCAGCAAAGAGGACGCTCCACGTGTTGAGATTGACATGTCTGGTCTTTAT GAGAAGGATCTTACGAAGAGAGCAGAACATATGCTCCACCAGGCCGACCGCCTCGGCTGCCGACAGTTTGTAAGTGCCTTTGATGTTGTGACTGGAAACTCAAAGCTCAACATGGCCTTTGTAGCCACGCTCTTCAACAAACACCCGGCTCTCACCAAACCAGAGGACCAAGACTGGAATCTGGAGA GTGagaccagagaggagaggacttTCAGGAACTGGATGAACTCCCTCGGAGTCAATCCACATGTTCACCATATCTATGG TGATCTGCAGGATGCCATGGTGATTCTCCAGCTTTATGATCGGATTAAGGTGCCAGTAGAGTGGGATTCCAGAGTCAACCTCCCTCCATTCAAGACAACAGGAGGAGGGCATTTAAAAAAG ATTGAAAACTGTAATTATGCTGTGGAGCTGGGTAAAACCAAAGCTGGTTTCTCCCTGGTGGGGATTGGTGGAGAGGACCTCTTCAATGGAAATTCAACTCTAACTCTGGCACTGGTGTGGCAGCTGATGAGGAG GTACACGTTAAATGTTCTGGAGAACCTTGGAGATGGTGAAGTTGCAGGAGATGATTTGATAGTTTCATGGGTCAATAAGACTTTGGCTGAGGCTGGCAAGAGTTCCTCTATCAAAAGCTTTAAG GACAAAGGGATCAGTACCAGTTTGCCAGTTCTGGACCTGATTGATGCCATTCAGCCAGAGAGTGTGAACTTTGAGCTGGttcaaacaggaagtctgtCAGACGAAGACAAACTGAGCAATGCCAA GTATGCCATTTCCATGGCGAGGAAGATCGGGGCGAAAGTCTACGCCCTGCCTGAGGACCTGGTAGAGGTCAACCCTAAAATGGTGATGACCATCTTCGCCTGTCTGATGGGGAGAGGCATGAAGAGGGCGTAG